From the Rhinolophus sinicus isolate RSC01 linkage group LG02, ASM3656204v1, whole genome shotgun sequence genome, one window contains:
- the ANKRD33 gene encoding LOW QUALITY PROTEIN: photoreceptor ankyrin repeat protein (The sequence of the model RefSeq protein was modified relative to this genomic sequence to represent the inferred CDS: inserted 3 bases in 3 codons), giving the protein MVACYHGFRXVVALLSCCPFLDVNQQDKEGDTALMLAAQAGHVPLVSLLLSYYAGLDLERRDPRGLTVLMKAAMRDHSECVAALLMAGADLTAVDPVRGQTALEWAVLTNSFNTVQRIRQLLRRPQVQQLSQRYQPAWPALPGLVAQAQAQAQASPSLLERLQAALSLPSAHSPQXGGVLDHLVTITTSLASPFLTTACHTLCPDCPPALGTQSKSVPELLGTAPPPPPVPQPRPRSSXGPRVLIHYQSPQDVLSMCPQWLQPRDSTSPQVPKVLLCKAPSPPSQCKPEPGPAERRRLTLPVCRYQELRMQRRRQEEEARWAQSQGKMD; this is encoded by the exons ATGGTCGCCTGCTACCATGGCTTCA AGGTTGTGGCCCTGCTCAGCTGCTGTCCTTTCCTGGATGTGAACCAGCAGGATAAAGAAGGGGACACGGCCCTCATGCTGGCTGCCCAAGCAG GCCATGTGCCTCTGGTGAGTCTCCTGCTCAGCTACTACGCGGGCCTGGACCTGGAGCGCCGGGACCCGCGGGGGCTAACGGTGCTGATGAAGGCTGCCATGCGGGACCATTCTGAATGCGTGGCTGCCCTCCTCATGGCAG GTGCTGACCTGACCGCAGTGGATCCTGTTCGGGGCCAGACGGCCCTGGAGTGGGCAGTGCTGACCAACAGCTTCAACACTGTGCAAAGGATCCGGCAGCTGCTGCGGCGGCCCCAGGTACAGCAGCTCAGCCAGCGTTACCAACCGGCGTGGCCAGCCTTGCCCGGGCTcgtggcccaggcccaggcccaggcccaggcttcCCCGTCTCTCCTAGAGAGACTACAGGCCGCCTTGAGCCTCCCCTCTGCCCACTCTCCTC GAGGGGGTGTCCTGGACCACCTTGTGACCATCACGACCAGCCTGGCCAGTCCCTTCCTCACCACTGCCTGCCACACCCTGTGCCCTGACTGCCCACCTGCACTGGGCACCCAAAGCAAGTCTGTGCCAGAGCTGCTAGGCACTGCTCCTCCCCCGCCTCCAGTACCCCAGCCACGCCCCAGATCTT CTGGCCCCCGGGTCCTCATCCATTACCAGAGTCCTCAGGATGTGCTGAGCATGTGCCCTCAGTGGCTACAGCCCAGGGACAGTACCAGTCCCCAAGTCCCCAAGGTGCTCCTCTGCAAGGCACCCTCACCTCCCAGCCAGTGCAAGCCAGAGCCCGGGCCTGCAGAGCGTCGCCGTCTGACCCTTCCTGTCTGCAGATACCAGGAGCTCAGAAtgcagaggaggaggcaggaggaggaagcCAGGTGGGCACAGAGCCAGGGGAAGATGGACTAG